A window of the Chloroflexus sp. Y-396-1 genome harbors these coding sequences:
- a CDS encoding metallophosphoesterase has protein sequence MIWTISDLHLSFARPKPMDIFGPGWKDHPERIARAWRERVAATDWVLIAGDISWAMKLSDALLDLQWIDALPGTKVLIRGNHDYWCPRRVNSIRRHLPPSLRLIGADAIDIGEAVVCGTRGWITPETPGFGETDLPIYQRELGLLERALTAGKTLAAGKPLIVMIHFPPFVNRQPTEFARLITAAGAATCIYGHLHRRYDWDNAVQGRVEGVYYQLTACDYLGFGPVAVRGLHG, from the coding sequence ATGATCTGGACAATTTCTGATCTCCATCTTTCTTTTGCGCGTCCCAAGCCGATGGATATCTTCGGTCCCGGCTGGAAAGATCATCCTGAACGCATTGCACGGGCGTGGCGCGAACGGGTAGCGGCGACTGACTGGGTTCTGATTGCTGGAGACATTTCATGGGCAATGAAATTATCCGATGCCCTGCTTGATCTGCAATGGATAGACGCCTTACCCGGTACGAAGGTACTCATCCGTGGGAACCATGATTACTGGTGCCCGCGTCGTGTCAATTCGATCCGCCGGCATCTTCCACCGAGTCTGCGTCTGATCGGAGCCGATGCAATCGATATTGGTGAAGCTGTCGTCTGTGGGACTAGAGGCTGGATCACGCCCGAAACCCCTGGTTTCGGTGAGACCGATCTCCCGATTTACCAGCGCGAACTTGGTTTACTCGAACGAGCATTAACGGCGGGAAAGACACTAGCCGCAGGGAAGCCACTCATCGTGATGATTCATTTTCCACCGTTCGTTAATCGTCAACCGACGGAATTCGCTCGTTTGATTACCGCTGCCGGTGCTGCAACGTGCATCTACGGTCATCTACATCGTCGTTACGATTGGGATAACGCGGTGCAAGGTCGCGTCGAAGGCGTGTACTATCAGCTTACCGCCTGTGATTACCTTGGTTTTGGGCCGGTGGCCGTGCGCGGTTTGCATGGGTAG
- a CDS encoding PspC domain-containing protein translates to MNTPQTQRLQRTRSDRMIAGVAGGLAKYLGIDPVILRIAFIIIGLMNGIGVVLYLVLWLLMPNEDADPTTNNLDVAIDEMRAMIEQLAARIRDLFR, encoded by the coding sequence ATGAATACACCACAAACCCAACGTCTACAACGGACACGCAGTGATCGTATGATCGCTGGGGTCGCCGGTGGGCTGGCGAAATACCTAGGCATCGATCCGGTGATCCTGCGGATTGCGTTTATCATTATTGGACTGATGAACGGCATAGGTGTTGTGCTCTATCTTGTGCTATGGCTCTTAATGCCGAATGAAGATGCTGATCCAACGACCAACAATCTCGATGTCGCTATCGACGAGATGCGGGCAATGATTGAACAGCTAGCCGCTAGAATCCGCGATCTGTTCCGGTGA
- a CDS encoding glycosyltransferase family 39 protein → MAVRDRSTIAGELLAAESISSIRTTVRATLLMLMLALLAGIMAYQAPPQGRVAIGWPGDRLFFGVSPGLGQAPVERGDLFADELTPDSPTGRSRWTRERAVLVLPNVGAGPALQLTLVVQGWPASVGVQPTVSVLIDEVLVGNFVPTPRWEAYSFSVPGSVHQHDHLTITLQSSATLTDERDPRPKGVRLAEIRIASKQESALFLPPAWPAVALLGCNAVLLAVLLSRLRLSQTQVYILTTLGIGIAAIGLAGARIWMAAILNVAMIGLLALNVLVYRQPLLTFIQRLVQHYAHGRILGYGLVTVALVCFGYVLLHVFHWTTAVGVRLFWQIFPDSLLLALLGTALLALILNNGRTGLPRLSDALVDWLATRYGAWIVLGLFAVIWLGFEATVIAALPYVGHADYSDNAIVARNLVRGRGWVVDYISQFYYPYDSITRPQETWPLLQPVWIAPFFALFGPTAWAAKIPNFIFDVILLVLLYKIGSWLWDRRVGVTAAIIVLTNYLFFRLSIYVTNDLAFVVFSLAATAALLRSHTDGRKRWQWLLISAICTGLMMLQKPSGAMLALGMGLWQLTMLLNHLRPIQTWQQRWHRLRTELTPIVVWSLIALMILSPYLVRNMMLFGKPVYSTESYDAWVLDYRGVSGDAWAEIYRVFAPEWGGPGLPNRSWILRWGFDATMTKFETQVRELRAYLMPAWPGAPDPIAALFSHDAQKNILTPLGAWLALTGFLAAIAYRRRWVSLIGFTYTPYILFMLTYWRTNEERYWVALIPWLALLASWMIWACYDRLATIGDRRWAPLGLILALTAIVTIVAGSQADIADKVRNEPRIWQQDLAAYEWLQANTPPDAVIMTRLPWQVNWHTERPAVMIPNTDDRELLLQIARHYGATYLVLENQMRVKGDVGRLLAPLMDHANQPGMIIDGFELLYASPTPDFRAFIYRIPTSK, encoded by the coding sequence ATGGCTGTTCGTGATCGTTCGACCATTGCCGGAGAGCTACTCGCGGCAGAATCTATATCCTCTATCCGCACAACAGTCCGCGCAACGCTGTTGATGCTGATGCTAGCCCTGTTGGCAGGAATCATGGCTTATCAGGCGCCACCACAAGGACGGGTCGCAATCGGTTGGCCGGGAGATCGTCTCTTCTTTGGGGTTAGTCCCGGTCTGGGACAGGCGCCGGTTGAACGCGGTGATCTGTTCGCCGATGAATTAACGCCTGACTCACCAACCGGACGTTCGCGATGGACACGCGAACGCGCAGTATTGGTCTTGCCAAACGTCGGGGCCGGTCCAGCGTTGCAGTTGACCCTTGTTGTCCAGGGTTGGCCTGCGTCTGTCGGCGTGCAACCGACAGTGAGTGTATTGATTGATGAGGTATTGGTTGGTAATTTCGTTCCTACGCCACGCTGGGAAGCATATTCTTTCTCTGTACCGGGGAGCGTTCATCAACATGATCACCTGACGATTACGCTCCAATCATCAGCAACCCTAACCGATGAACGCGATCCACGACCGAAAGGGGTGCGACTGGCTGAAATTCGGATTGCGTCGAAACAAGAATCGGCACTGTTTTTGCCGCCAGCCTGGCCGGCAGTGGCATTGTTGGGTTGTAATGCAGTGCTACTGGCTGTATTGCTGTCCCGTTTACGGCTGAGCCAGACTCAGGTGTATATTCTGACCACTCTCGGCATCGGTATAGCAGCGATCGGTTTGGCAGGCGCCCGCATCTGGATGGCGGCCATTCTCAACGTGGCGATGATCGGCTTACTGGCCCTCAATGTGCTTGTATATCGACAACCACTCTTGACCTTTATCCAACGACTGGTACAGCACTATGCCCACGGACGTATCCTGGGTTATGGCCTGGTCACTGTAGCACTAGTCTGTTTCGGTTATGTCTTGTTGCACGTGTTTCATTGGACGACAGCGGTTGGGGTTCGGCTTTTCTGGCAGATTTTTCCTGATTCACTGTTACTGGCCCTCTTAGGCACCGCTCTGCTGGCGTTGATCTTGAACAATGGCCGCACCGGTTTACCACGGCTGAGCGATGCACTGGTTGATTGGCTGGCAACACGGTATGGGGCCTGGATCGTACTAGGACTGTTCGCCGTCATCTGGTTGGGTTTTGAAGCTACCGTGATCGCTGCCCTGCCGTATGTCGGACACGCCGATTACAGCGATAATGCGATTGTAGCCCGTAATCTGGTTCGTGGGCGCGGATGGGTTGTTGATTATATCAGTCAATTTTACTATCCATACGATAGCATAACCCGCCCACAAGAAACCTGGCCGCTGTTACAGCCAGTTTGGATTGCGCCCTTTTTTGCATTGTTCGGGCCAACCGCTTGGGCGGCAAAGATTCCCAATTTCATTTTTGATGTTATCCTACTCGTTCTCCTGTACAAAATTGGAAGCTGGCTATGGGATCGGCGAGTCGGAGTGACGGCAGCTATAATCGTGTTGACCAATTACCTCTTTTTCCGGCTGTCGATTTATGTCACAAACGATCTGGCATTTGTGGTATTCAGTCTGGCCGCAACTGCTGCGTTGCTGCGCAGCCATACCGATGGGAGAAAGCGCTGGCAATGGCTCCTGATTTCGGCAATCTGTACCGGTCTGATGATGTTGCAGAAGCCCAGTGGGGCAATGTTGGCGCTGGGGATGGGGCTTTGGCAATTGACAATGCTGTTGAACCATCTCCGGCCTATCCAAACCTGGCAACAACGTTGGCATCGGCTACGTACTGAACTGACACCGATTGTCGTCTGGTCACTCATTGCACTCATGATCCTTTCGCCATACCTGGTACGTAATATGATGCTGTTTGGAAAACCGGTCTACAGTACCGAGAGCTACGATGCCTGGGTGCTCGACTATCGCGGTGTGAGTGGTGATGCCTGGGCCGAAATCTACCGCGTGTTCGCACCAGAATGGGGTGGACCAGGCCTTCCCAACCGCAGTTGGATTTTGCGCTGGGGATTTGATGCAACCATGACCAAATTCGAGACCCAGGTGCGTGAATTGCGAGCGTATCTGATGCCGGCGTGGCCAGGAGCACCAGACCCGATCGCTGCTCTATTCAGTCACGATGCGCAGAAGAACATTCTGACCCCCCTCGGCGCCTGGCTTGCGTTGACCGGTTTCCTGGCAGCGATTGCGTATCGCCGACGTTGGGTAAGCTTGATTGGATTTACGTATACGCCATACATCCTCTTTATGCTGACCTACTGGCGTACCAATGAAGAGCGTTATTGGGTTGCACTTATTCCGTGGCTGGCGCTTCTAGCATCCTGGATGATCTGGGCCTGCTATGATCGATTGGCAACCATCGGTGATCGACGTTGGGCGCCGTTGGGGCTGATTCTGGCGCTGACTGCCATCGTAACAATTGTCGCCGGTTCACAAGCCGACATTGCCGACAAGGTGCGCAACGAGCCTCGTATCTGGCAGCAAGACCTGGCCGCTTATGAATGGTTACAAGCCAATACGCCCCCCGATGCAGTGATTATGACCCGTCTGCCCTGGCAGGTCAACTGGCATACCGAACGACCGGCAGTGATGATCCCTAACACCGATGACCGTGAACTGTTATTGCAAATTGCCCGTCACTATGGTGCTACGTATCTGGTCCTGGAAAATCAGATGCGAGTGAAAGGTGATGTCGGTCGGCTGTTGGCGCCGCTGATGGATCACGCTAATCAGCCAGGGATGATCATTGACGGCTTTGAATTACTCTATGCCAGTCCGACACCTGATTTTCGTGCGTTTATCTATCGGATTCCCACTTCAAAATAG